A genome region from Baekduia alba includes the following:
- the rimP gene encoding ribosome maturation factor RimP: MSTTIQAEIEGKLAEREPDVEVLLAELQGDTVELFIDHPDGVTLELCERVTNALPELLEEYGLTVSSPGPERPLSKPEHFRRFIGRRARVRTREEHDGHKSFTGELVGASATEVTVAAGTGVVAIPYDAISRSNLVES; the protein is encoded by the coding sequence ATGAGCACCACCATCCAGGCCGAGATCGAGGGCAAGCTCGCCGAGCGCGAGCCCGATGTCGAGGTGCTGCTCGCAGAGCTCCAGGGAGACACCGTGGAGCTCTTCATCGACCATCCCGACGGCGTGACGCTCGAGCTGTGCGAGCGCGTGACCAACGCGCTCCCCGAGTTGTTGGAGGAGTACGGCCTGACCGTCTCCTCGCCCGGCCCGGAGCGTCCCCTCAGCAAGCCGGAGCACTTCCGGCGGTTCATCGGTCGACGAGCCCGCGTGCGAACGCGCGAGGAGCACGACGGCCACAAGTCGTTCACCGGCGAGCTCGTGGGAGCTTCCGCAACGGAGGTGACGGTCGCCGCCGGCACCGGCGTCGTCGCGATCCCGTACGACGCCATCTCCCGATCCAACCTCGTCGAGTCCTAG
- a CDS encoding transglutaminase-like domain-containing protein, which translates to MSAVAAPSPLRNTPFVRADAWTLRLVAFCALALFGEIQWAGIVRPGATGDLLGLFVVAIVAGLVVAAALEIVARPRRIAAIAGVVLVALLLVLAVSGVPTWYLRPDRWDTLTVNLVNAVGTLPALRMPYRGTDPWVRAVLISGGGLLLLLAACLALAPRPRTFAAATCLAVLYVVAIVEHRPEHPYAGGAVFALLLGAMLWGDHLHGREAPAAVALGVVAVVASTILAPHLDSTKPWVDYEAIAESLQAGKSTTFSWNHSYAPLDWPRDGVELARVRSRGDLYMKTVNLEDFDGREWVQATGVLPDDDDTQIAPGHAGWTQIIHVEVKGLKSLPFVGAGTTLSIDHSSKHPIEATPGTWKSDDKPLKRGDGYDATVYYPNPGPVEMHGAGVRYPAYVYRQLGIKLPATPGYDDVRVQFAPYESGTSSVARGRYGFFQIDVDRALAASPYAREYRLAQQLADASIDPYDLVRKVIARVQRGARYTEQPPPPGRLAPLDAFLFRDHAGYCQHFAGATALLLRMAGVPTRVVGGFSPGSRDGGDHILRDLDAHSWIEVYFPHIGWVTFDPTPADSPARSQQTDTLAVKSASPTSKGSVSSSGDRTSDPTAGGTAATADGGGTDWTGLLAVAVVVLALVAGGVVLSIRRRRRLERTGDAELEELRLALVRSGRRTAPDLTLHKVERLLAGSDGALGYVSALRVARYGAGGPAPTPRQRRALRRELAAGLGLRGRLRALWALPPQSAEVLDALRPRRRRFYT; encoded by the coding sequence ATGAGCGCCGTCGCCGCCCCGTCGCCGCTGCGCAACACGCCGTTCGTGCGCGCCGACGCGTGGACGCTGCGGCTCGTCGCGTTCTGCGCGCTGGCGCTGTTCGGCGAGATCCAGTGGGCCGGCATCGTCCGGCCGGGCGCGACCGGGGACCTGCTCGGCCTGTTCGTCGTCGCCATCGTCGCCGGCCTCGTCGTGGCGGCGGCGCTGGAGATCGTCGCCCGCCCGCGGCGCATCGCCGCGATCGCCGGCGTCGTCCTCGTGGCGCTGCTGCTGGTCCTCGCGGTGTCCGGCGTGCCGACCTGGTACCTGCGACCGGATCGCTGGGACACGCTCACCGTCAACCTCGTCAACGCCGTCGGGACGCTGCCGGCGCTGCGGATGCCCTACCGCGGCACCGACCCGTGGGTGCGCGCGGTCCTGATCTCCGGCGGCGGGCTGCTGCTGCTGCTCGCCGCCTGCCTCGCGCTGGCGCCGCGACCGCGGACGTTCGCCGCCGCGACCTGCCTCGCGGTCCTCTACGTCGTCGCCATCGTCGAGCACCGGCCCGAGCACCCCTACGCCGGCGGCGCCGTGTTCGCGCTCCTGCTCGGCGCGATGCTCTGGGGCGACCACCTCCACGGCCGCGAGGCGCCGGCCGCCGTCGCGCTCGGGGTCGTCGCGGTCGTCGCCTCGACGATCCTCGCCCCGCACCTCGACTCGACCAAGCCATGGGTCGACTACGAGGCGATCGCCGAGTCGCTGCAGGCCGGCAAGTCCACCACCTTCTCGTGGAACCACAGCTACGCGCCGCTGGACTGGCCGCGCGACGGCGTGGAGCTCGCGCGCGTGCGCTCGCGGGGCGACCTGTACATGAAGACCGTCAACCTGGAGGACTTCGACGGGCGCGAGTGGGTCCAGGCCACGGGCGTGCTGCCCGACGACGACGACACCCAGATCGCGCCCGGGCACGCGGGGTGGACCCAGATCATCCACGTCGAGGTCAAGGGCCTGAAGAGCCTGCCGTTCGTCGGCGCCGGCACCACGCTGTCGATCGACCACTCCAGCAAGCACCCGATCGAGGCCACGCCGGGGACGTGGAAGTCCGACGACAAGCCGCTCAAGCGCGGCGACGGCTACGACGCCACCGTCTACTACCCCAACCCGGGGCCGGTCGAGATGCACGGCGCCGGCGTGCGGTACCCGGCCTACGTGTACCGCCAGTTGGGGATCAAGCTGCCGGCGACCCCGGGCTACGACGATGTCCGCGTCCAGTTCGCGCCCTACGAGAGCGGCACGTCCAGCGTCGCGCGGGGCCGCTACGGCTTCTTCCAGATCGACGTCGACCGGGCGCTGGCGGCGTCGCCCTACGCGCGGGAGTACCGGCTGGCCCAGCAGCTGGCCGACGCGTCGATCGACCCCTATGACCTGGTCCGCAAGGTCATCGCGCGCGTGCAGCGCGGCGCGCGCTACACCGAGCAGCCGCCACCGCCCGGCCGGCTCGCGCCGCTCGACGCGTTCCTGTTCCGCGACCACGCCGGCTACTGCCAGCACTTCGCGGGCGCGACCGCGCTGCTGCTGCGGATGGCCGGCGTCCCGACGCGCGTGGTCGGCGGGTTCTCGCCCGGCTCGCGCGACGGGGGCGACCACATCCTGCGCGACCTCGACGCCCACAGCTGGATCGAGGTCTACTTCCCGCACATCGGCTGGGTGACGTTCGACCCGACGCCGGCCGACTCGCCGGCGCGCAGCCAGCAGACCGACACGCTGGCCGTCAAGTCCGCGTCGCCGACGTCCAAGGGCTCGGTCTCGTCGTCGGGCGACCGGACGTCGGACCCGACCGCGGGCGGCACCGCCGCCACGGCCGACGGCGGTGGGACCGACTGGACCGGGCTCCTGGCGGTCGCCGTCGTCGTCCTGGCCCTGGTCGCCGGCGGCGTCGTGCTGTCGATCCGGCGCCGCCGGCGGCTGGAGCGCACCGGCGACGCCGAGCTGGAGGAGCTGCGCCTCGCGCTCGTCCGCTCCGGCCGGCGCACGGCGCCCGACCTCACGCTCCACAAGGTCGAGCGGCTGCTCGCCGGCAGCGACGGCGCGCTCGGCTACGTCAGCGCGCTGCGCGTCGCCCGCTACGGCGCCGGCGGCCCCGCACCGACGCCGCGCCAGCGCCGCGCGCTGCGCCGCGAGCTGGCCGCGGGCCTCGGCCTGCGCGGCCGCCTGCGCGCGCTGTGGGCGCTGCCGCCGCAGTCCGCGGAGGTGCTCGACGCGTTGAGGCCGCGCCGCCGCCGGTTCTACACTTAG
- the nusA gene encoding transcription termination factor NusA, with product MSREILEAMTALAREKGISPEKLMTALEDALLSAYKKLPGAARYARVEVDNETGDFVVIRYRIPKDLEAELIGETIAEESYIDPETGDRVEPQDPEIDPARFEQYRDRIEEIDDTPDDFGRIAAQTAKQVILQRIREAERDMMFEEFRDRVGELITGIVQQSDSRYTLVQLRDRVEALLPKGEQVDGERYDHGQRVKAVIKEVSPSTKGPSIIVSRRDGELIKKLFELEVPEIADGLVEIANVAREPGYRSKIAVISHADGVDPVGACVGPRGSRVRMVVSELRGEKIDIIPYNDEPARFVAKALSPARVREVLVDDESKQATVIVPDDQLSLAIGREGQNARLAARLTGWRIDIKSETDFAATAQTTDDYGEGAEEVGGRCQAISVRGRRCPNEALPGSPFCGLPKHQALSRFTTAAVAILEPLSDEEIADLSDPDKTWDDVVDIVTRAEELYGDQEEQVVDETAEPEEGEFDDDGLEPAPEAAEPEGGIDAPEVDDAPEEDVVDVEAEADGEPVAEAEAEVADQAEEPAS from the coding sequence ATGTCCCGCGAGATCCTGGAAGCCATGACCGCGTTGGCGCGCGAGAAGGGCATCTCACCCGAGAAGCTCATGACCGCGCTCGAAGACGCGCTGCTCTCGGCGTACAAGAAGCTGCCCGGCGCGGCGCGCTACGCGCGCGTCGAAGTCGACAACGAGACCGGCGACTTCGTCGTCATCCGCTACCGCATCCCGAAGGACCTGGAGGCGGAGCTGATCGGTGAGACGATCGCCGAGGAGTCCTACATCGACCCCGAGACGGGCGACCGCGTCGAGCCGCAGGACCCCGAGATCGACCCGGCGAGGTTCGAGCAGTACCGGGACCGGATCGAGGAGATCGACGACACCCCGGACGACTTCGGCCGCATCGCCGCGCAGACCGCCAAGCAGGTCATCCTGCAGCGGATCCGCGAGGCGGAGCGCGACATGATGTTCGAGGAGTTCCGTGACCGCGTGGGCGAGCTGATCACCGGCATCGTCCAGCAGTCCGACTCCCGCTACACGCTGGTCCAGCTCCGCGACCGCGTCGAGGCGCTGCTGCCCAAGGGCGAGCAGGTCGACGGCGAGCGCTACGACCACGGCCAGCGCGTCAAGGCGGTCATCAAGGAGGTCTCACCCTCCACGAAGGGCCCGTCGATCATCGTCAGCCGCCGCGACGGCGAGCTGATCAAGAAGCTGTTCGAGCTCGAGGTGCCCGAGATCGCCGACGGCCTGGTGGAGATCGCCAACGTCGCCCGCGAGCCCGGCTACCGCTCGAAGATCGCGGTGATCTCACACGCCGACGGCGTCGACCCGGTCGGCGCCTGCGTCGGCCCGCGCGGCTCCCGCGTGCGCATGGTCGTCTCCGAGCTGCGCGGCGAGAAGATCGACATCATCCCCTACAACGACGAGCCCGCCCGGTTCGTCGCCAAGGCGCTGTCGCCGGCCCGTGTCCGCGAGGTGCTCGTCGACGACGAGTCCAAGCAGGCGACGGTCATCGTCCCCGACGACCAGCTCTCGCTGGCCATCGGCCGCGAGGGCCAGAACGCGCGCCTGGCCGCCCGCCTGACCGGCTGGCGGATCGACATCAAGTCCGAGACCGACTTCGCCGCCACGGCGCAGACCACCGACGACTACGGCGAGGGTGCCGAAGAGGTCGGCGGCCGCTGCCAGGCGATCAGCGTGCGCGGGCGTCGCTGCCCGAACGAGGCGCTGCCGGGCTCGCCGTTCTGCGGCCTGCCCAAGCACCAGGCGCTGTCGCGCTTCACGACTGCGGCGGTCGCGATCCTCGAGCCGCTCAGCGACGAGGAGATCGCGGACCTGTCCGATCCCGACAAGACCTGGGACGACGTCGTCGACATCGTCACCCGCGCCGAGGAGCTCTACGGCGATCAGGAGGAGCAGGTCGTCGACGAGACGGCCGAGCCCGAGGAGGGCGAGTTCGACGACGATGGTCTGGAGCCCGCGCCGGAGGCGGCCGAGCCGGAGGGTGGGATCGACGCACCG
- the mihF gene encoding integration host factor, actinobacterial type produces the protein MSPAANSPIKHTAAPERSLNQRMDALQKANVIRTRRAQLKRDLKAGRVSIHQLLLEPPEFLETAKVFDMLLAVPKYGRVKANKILQTCRISPSKTIGGLSDRQRAELVGMLRK, from the coding sequence ATGTCGCCGGCCGCCAACTCGCCCATCAAGCACACGGCGGCACCCGAACGCAGCCTCAACCAGCGGATGGACGCCCTCCAGAAGGCGAACGTCATCCGCACGCGTCGCGCGCAGCTCAAGCGCGACCTGAAGGCCGGTCGAGTGTCGATCCACCAGCTCCTCCTCGAGCCGCCCGAGTTCCTCGAGACCGCCAAGGTCTTCGACATGCTCTTGGCGGTCCCGAAGTACGGGCGGGTGAAGGCCAACAAGATCCTGCAGACCTGCCGGATCTCACCGTCGAAGACCATCGGCGGCCTCTCCGACCGCCAGCGCGCCGAGCTCGTCGGCATGCTCCGCAAGTAG
- a CDS encoding AAA family ATPase encodes MSTEGSLDGSDVARAGLLARRIAEAVHDAVEVRQEVLEDLLVCVLAEGHVLIEDLPGVGKTTLARAIAQVTDLGFQRVQCTADLLPADVVGTNVYNQREGRFEFRPGPIFANVVLVDEVNRASPKTQSGLLECMQERRVTVDVHSHELARPFVVLATQNPVEFEGTYPLPEAQVDRFMARLTLGYPTPAAEVDMLRAHEAGDRVERMEPVATAADVLDAIDIATRVNASDRLRSYIVALLQRTRDDARTELGASPRAGLMLLRASKARALLQGRDHALPDDVQALARVVLAHRIVLAPEAMEATPEQVVADALAATPAL; translated from the coding sequence GTGAGCACCGAAGGCTCCCTCGACGGCTCGGACGTCGCGCGGGCCGGCCTGCTGGCGCGGCGCATCGCCGAGGCGGTGCACGACGCGGTCGAGGTCCGCCAAGAGGTCCTGGAGGATCTGCTGGTCTGCGTCCTCGCCGAGGGCCACGTCCTGATCGAGGACCTGCCCGGCGTGGGCAAGACGACGCTGGCGCGGGCGATCGCGCAGGTGACCGACCTCGGCTTCCAGCGCGTGCAGTGCACGGCGGACCTGCTGCCGGCCGACGTCGTCGGCACCAACGTGTACAACCAGCGCGAGGGCCGCTTCGAGTTCCGGCCCGGCCCGATCTTCGCCAACGTCGTGCTCGTCGACGAGGTCAACCGCGCGTCGCCCAAGACGCAGTCCGGCCTGCTGGAGTGCATGCAGGAGCGGCGCGTCACCGTCGACGTCCACTCCCACGAGCTGGCCCGGCCCTTCGTCGTGCTCGCCACGCAGAACCCGGTCGAGTTCGAGGGGACCTACCCGCTGCCCGAGGCGCAGGTCGACCGCTTCATGGCGCGGCTGACGCTCGGCTACCCGACGCCGGCCGCCGAGGTCGACATGCTGCGCGCCCACGAGGCCGGCGACCGCGTCGAGCGGATGGAGCCCGTCGCGACGGCGGCCGACGTGCTGGACGCGATCGACATCGCCACGCGCGTGAACGCCTCGGACCGGCTGCGGTCCTACATCGTCGCCCTGCTGCAGCGCACGCGCGACGACGCGCGGACCGAGCTCGGCGCGTCGCCGCGCGCGGGGCTGATGCTGCTGCGCGCGTCCAAGGCGCGCGCGCTTCTGCAGGGCCGCGACCACGCCCTGCCCGACGACGTGCAGGCGCTGGCACGCGTCGTCCTCGCCCACCGGATCGTCCTCGCGCCCGAGGCGATGGAGGCGACCCCGGAGCAGGTGGTCGCCGATGCGCTGGCGGCGACGCCCGCGCTGTAG
- the rpoZ gene encoding DNA-directed RNA polymerase subunit omega → MISPRIDKLLDHVDSNYASVLVAAKRARQINSYYHNLGEGTFDEFPPPMVETISKNYLTIALEEVAAGKIKYQYR, encoded by the coding sequence GTGATCAGTCCCCGCATCGACAAGCTGCTCGACCACGTCGACTCCAACTACGCGTCGGTCCTCGTCGCCGCCAAGCGCGCACGTCAGATCAACTCGTACTACCACAACTTGGGCGAGGGGACGTTCGACGAGTTCCCGCCGCCGATGGTCGAGACCATCTCCAAGAACTACCTGACGATCGCCCTCGAGGAAGTCGCCGCGGGCAAGATCAAGTACCAGTACCGGTAG
- a CDS encoding DUF58 domain-containing protein, whose translation MEETARPLLRTAALGLLLVACAGLLDAEPLYVGGAAFLLVALAAATWVLLGARGIAVTRTVGLTRAMEEQAVPVRVKVTGTRPLPTGAVLDPLLPEPAPLATGRRLTLVRIDVRFARRGRKVLAPPRVAVRDPFGLLVRLVRGTQVAPDEVLILPRVEPVRAPGSASDGTGSLQLGRRSSVAAEIELDGLRTAREGTTASRMYWPSLAKGGELLERRLRADSDTRPLVVLDPRGAEREEDLDAAVRATASLAVHLAHAGGCALLIPGDRRPAALDPGLVGWAHLHARLALVDSAAPPPPLAGLAARRGPIVYVAARRLTRPPRALAHAPGGGRVLVVPGELAGRRPAFAVAGCLGYELSEARRGASPAGVAVA comes from the coding sequence ATGGAGGAGACCGCCCGCCCGCTCCTCCGGACCGCAGCCCTCGGGCTGCTGCTGGTCGCGTGCGCGGGGCTGCTCGACGCCGAGCCGCTGTACGTCGGCGGCGCGGCGTTCTTGTTGGTGGCCTTGGCCGCGGCGACGTGGGTGCTGCTCGGCGCGCGCGGGATCGCGGTCACGCGGACCGTCGGGCTGACGCGCGCGATGGAGGAGCAGGCCGTGCCGGTGCGCGTGAAGGTCACCGGGACGCGGCCGCTACCCACCGGCGCGGTGCTGGACCCGCTGCTGCCCGAGCCGGCGCCGCTGGCGACGGGCCGGCGCCTCACGCTCGTGCGCATCGACGTCCGCTTCGCGCGCCGCGGCCGCAAGGTGCTCGCGCCGCCGCGCGTCGCGGTCCGCGACCCGTTCGGGTTGTTGGTGCGGTTGGTGCGCGGCACGCAGGTCGCGCCCGACGAGGTGCTGATCCTGCCGCGCGTCGAGCCGGTCCGGGCGCCCGGGAGCGCCAGCGACGGGACGGGCTCGCTGCAGCTGGGCCGGCGCTCGTCGGTGGCGGCCGAGATCGAGCTCGACGGCCTGCGCACGGCGCGCGAGGGCACGACGGCGTCGCGGATGTACTGGCCGTCGCTGGCCAAGGGCGGCGAGCTGCTGGAGCGCCGGCTGCGCGCCGACAGCGACACGCGCCCGCTCGTGGTGCTCGACCCGCGCGGCGCCGAGCGCGAAGAGGACCTCGACGCGGCGGTCCGCGCCACGGCGTCGCTCGCGGTCCACCTCGCGCACGCGGGCGGCTGCGCGCTGCTGATCCCGGGCGACCGCCGGCCGGCCGCGCTGGACCCCGGCCTCGTCGGCTGGGCGCACCTGCACGCCCGGCTCGCGCTGGTCGACAGCGCCGCGCCGCCACCGCCGCTCGCCGGCCTCGCCGCCCGCCGCGGGCCGATCGTCTACGTCGCCGCGCGCCGCCTGACGCGCCCGCCGCGCGCGCTGGCCCACGCGCCGGGCGGCGGCCGCGTGCTGGTCGTGCCCGGCGAGCTGGCCGGCCGCCGACCCGCCTTCGCCGTCGCCGGCTGCCTCGGCTACGAGCTGTCCGAAGCGCGCCGCGGTGCCTCGCCCGCGGGAGTCGCGGTGGCATGA
- a CDS encoding quinone-dependent dihydroorotate dehydrogenase, whose translation MIWRAFFALVLRRLDAEAAHRLGTRALAVTLAPAAVRWLVRRLCVPRDPALRVHALGLDFPSPLGLAAGFDKDAAHVDALAALGFGFVEIGTVTAQPQAGNPRPRMFRLPADRALVNRMGFNNGGAAAAAARLGGRARNRDPGVIVGINIGKTKVAADAAADYRASAAALAPHADYLVINVSSPNTPGLRDLQAVEQLEPIVAAVREGMAGRAVPLLVKIAPDLADADVDAVADLALRTGLDGLIATNTTISREGLATPAAAVAAAGAGGLSGAPLAGRSLAVLRRLRERLGADFTIISVGGVENAADAWARLAAGATLVQAYTAFVYGGPLWPRRVARGLGDRVREAGSNSPLGRS comes from the coding sequence CTGATCTGGCGGGCGTTCTTCGCGCTGGTCCTGCGGCGCCTGGACGCCGAGGCCGCGCACCGGCTCGGCACGCGGGCGCTGGCGGTGACGCTGGCGCCCGCCGCGGTCCGCTGGCTCGTGCGGCGGCTGTGCGTGCCGCGCGACCCGGCGCTGCGCGTCCATGCGCTCGGCCTGGACTTCCCGAGCCCGCTCGGCCTGGCCGCCGGCTTCGACAAGGACGCCGCGCACGTCGACGCGCTGGCCGCGCTGGGCTTCGGCTTCGTCGAGATCGGGACCGTGACCGCGCAGCCCCAGGCCGGCAACCCGCGCCCGCGGATGTTCCGGCTGCCGGCCGACCGCGCGCTGGTCAACCGCATGGGCTTCAACAACGGCGGCGCCGCGGCGGCCGCGGCGCGCCTGGGTGGGCGGGCGCGGAATCGCGACCCGGGCGTCATCGTCGGGATCAACATCGGCAAGACGAAGGTCGCCGCCGACGCCGCCGCCGACTACCGGGCGAGCGCCGCCGCGCTGGCGCCGCACGCCGACTACCTCGTCATCAACGTCAGCTCGCCCAACACGCCCGGCCTGCGCGACCTCCAGGCCGTCGAGCAGCTCGAGCCGATCGTGGCCGCGGTGCGCGAGGGGATGGCCGGGCGCGCGGTCCCGCTGCTCGTCAAGATCGCCCCCGACCTCGCCGACGCCGACGTCGACGCCGTCGCCGACCTGGCGCTGCGGACCGGGCTCGACGGCCTGATCGCGACCAACACCACCATCTCGCGCGAGGGGCTCGCGACGCCGGCCGCCGCGGTGGCCGCCGCGGGCGCCGGCGGGCTGTCCGGCGCGCCGCTGGCCGGCCGGTCGCTCGCGGTCCTGCGCCGGCTGCGCGAGCGCCTCGGTGCCGACTTCACGATCATCTCGGTCGGCGGGGTGGAGAATGCGGCCGACGCGTGGGCGCGGCTGGCCGCCGGCGCGACCCTCGTGCAGGCCTACACGGCGTTCGTCTACGGTGGTCCGCTGTGGCCGCGGCGCGTCGCCCGCGGGCTCGGCGACCGCGTGCGCGAAGCGGGTTCGAACTCGCCTCTCGGGCGCTCCTGA
- the gmk gene encoding guanylate kinase, which yields MPQDARGSEPSGRASAREGEPPGEPFPGVFVITGPSGVGKGTLIRLLRERVPELALSVSATTRQARPGETQGEHYHFISDEAFARHVADGDFVEWAEYSGRRYGTLREELERHTSGGRPVVLEIEVQGARQVRDTMPGATQIFIRPPSGEALRERLIGRGTDDPEQVERRLEVAEQELAAAGEFEHVVVNDRLHDAVEELAGIVRGTLGS from the coding sequence ATGCCGCAGGATGCGCGCGGAAGCGAGCCCTCCGGGCGAGCATCCGCAAGGGAAGGCGAGCCGCCAGGCGAGCCCTTCCCCGGGGTCTTCGTCATCACTGGCCCGTCCGGGGTCGGCAAGGGCACGCTCATCCGGCTGCTGCGCGAGCGTGTGCCAGAGCTTGCGCTGAGCGTCTCGGCCACCACGCGCCAGGCGCGCCCGGGGGAGACGCAGGGCGAGCACTACCACTTCATCTCCGACGAGGCGTTCGCCCGGCACGTCGCCGACGGCGACTTCGTCGAGTGGGCCGAGTACTCCGGCCGCCGCTACGGGACGCTGCGCGAGGAGCTCGAGCGCCACACCTCCGGCGGCCGTCCGGTCGTGCTGGAGATCGAGGTCCAGGGCGCCCGCCAGGTGCGCGACACGATGCCCGGCGCGACCCAGATCTTCATCCGGCCGCCGAGCGGCGAGGCGCTGCGCGAACGGCTGATCGGTCGGGGGACCGACGACCCCGAGCAGGTCGAGCGCCGCCTGGAGGTCGCCGAGCAGGAGCTCGCCGCGGCCGGCGAGTTCGAGCACGTCGTGGTCAACGATCGGCTGCACGACGCGGTGGAGGAGCTGGCGGGCATCGTGCGGGGTACACTGGGCTCGTGA
- a CDS encoding tetratricopeptide repeat protein translates to MDEHGAYELFRQGTELLEAGDHHAATVPLGRARELAPDKDSVREAYGRALFLAQRYGEAAEEFEAVVEHAPTNDYALFCLGRSLQQLGQHAEALKPLALAANLQPQRADYKKYRDQARRRAA, encoded by the coding sequence ATGGACGAGCATGGCGCCTACGAGCTGTTCCGTCAGGGCACCGAGCTCCTGGAGGCCGGCGACCACCACGCGGCGACCGTCCCGCTGGGCCGCGCCCGCGAGCTCGCGCCCGACAAGGACTCCGTCCGCGAGGCCTACGGCCGCGCGCTCTTCCTGGCCCAGCGCTACGGCGAGGCCGCCGAGGAGTTCGAGGCCGTCGTGGAGCACGCGCCGACCAACGACTACGCCCTGTTCTGCCTCGGCCGCTCGCTCCAGCAGCTCGGCCAGCACGCCGAGGCGCTCAAGCCGCTGGCGCTGGCCGCGAACCTGCAGCCGCAGCGCGCGGACTACAAGAAGTACCGCGACCAGGCCCGCCGGCGCGCCGCCTGA
- the coaBC gene encoding bifunctional phosphopantothenoylcysteine decarboxylase/phosphopantothenate--cysteine ligase CoaBC has protein sequence MARLLLGVSGGIAAYKALEVVRLATKAGHAVRAIQTPTAQRFVGAASFAALTGAPVLTDEFERDPARGAFPDQEPPAHDPASHLELVRNADAYLIAPASANTIAKLAHGLADNLLTSAALAATCPVLVAPAMNHHMWEHPATQANLELLRARGVTIIAPTTGALATKHEWGTGRLADVADLVAAFEAVAEWGPTHPRPWDGLRVLVTAGGTREPIDAVRYVGNRSSGRMGFAVAEEAAALGAEVTVVAANVTLARHPRVTYVDVETAAELGAACAEGFPACDVLVMSAAVADYRPSIAYEGKLKKTDRDELALTLERTEDVLSGLAAARRPDQTLVGFAAEHGAGAVDYGRDKLTRKGLDAVVVNDVSQPGIGFDATDNEVTIVTAAGDEAVPRGTKAEVARAILTTVDRLRASQAEARR, from the coding sequence GTGGCGCGTCTCCTGCTCGGGGTCAGCGGGGGCATCGCCGCCTACAAGGCGCTCGAAGTCGTGCGCCTGGCTACCAAGGCCGGGCACGCGGTGCGCGCCATCCAGACCCCGACCGCGCAACGCTTCGTCGGCGCCGCTTCGTTCGCGGCGCTCACCGGTGCGCCGGTGCTCACCGACGAGTTCGAGCGCGACCCCGCCCGGGGCGCGTTTCCCGACCAGGAGCCGCCGGCGCACGACCCGGCCAGCCATCTGGAGCTGGTCCGCAACGCCGACGCCTACCTGATCGCGCCGGCGTCGGCCAACACCATCGCCAAGCTCGCGCACGGGTTGGCCGACAACCTGCTGACCAGCGCCGCGCTCGCCGCGACCTGCCCGGTGCTCGTCGCGCCCGCGATGAACCACCACATGTGGGAGCACCCGGCGACGCAGGCCAACCTGGAGCTGCTGCGCGCCCGCGGCGTCACGATCATCGCCCCGACCACCGGCGCGCTGGCCACCAAGCACGAGTGGGGGACGGGTCGGCTGGCCGACGTCGCCGACCTGGTCGCCGCGTTCGAGGCCGTCGCGGAATGGGGGCCCACCCACCCGCGCCCCTGGGACGGCCTGCGCGTGCTGGTGACCGCCGGCGGGACGCGCGAGCCGATCGACGCGGTCCGCTACGTCGGCAACCGCTCGAGCGGCCGGATGGGCTTCGCGGTCGCGGAGGAGGCGGCGGCGCTCGGCGCCGAGGTGACGGTCGTCGCGGCGAACGTGACCCTGGCGCGGCACCCGCGCGTGACGTACGTCGACGTGGAGACCGCCGCGGAGCTCGGCGCGGCCTGCGCGGAAGGTTTCCCGGCCTGCGACGTCCTCGTGATGAGCGCGGCGGTCGCCGACTACCGGCCGTCGATCGCCTACGAAGGCAAGCTGAAGAAGACGGATCGCGATGAGCTCGCGCTCACGCTCGAACGTACCGAGGACGTGCTCTCCGGACTGGCCGCAGCGCGCCGCCCCGACCAGACGCTCGTCGGCTTCGCCGCCGAACATGGCGCGGGAGCGGTCGACTACGGCCGTGACAAGCTGACGCGGAAGGGGTTGGATGCGGTGGTGGTCAACGACGTGTCGCAGCCGGGCATCGGGTTCGATGCCACCGACAACGAGGTGACGATCGTCACCGCCGCGGGCGACGAGGCCGTCCCACGCGGCACGAAGGCCGAGGTCGCCCGCGCGATCCTCACGACCGTCGACCGCCTGCGCGCCTCGCAGGCGGAGGCGCGCCGATGA